Proteins encoded by one window of Synechococcus sp. WH 7805:
- a CDS encoding N2,N2-dimethylguanosine tRNA methyltransferase, with the protein MAASPQSAPVEAGWNVDADTRLDFQDSHYREGAACLQTGSGFFRAESRPSRDLSVLLAAYQASRAKGPQHWLDLMAGCGIRGLRWGLESAPQTPHPLELWLNDADPERMDHLQANLKPLSGHAGVDLMLTQQPAERLLRQAYLDQRRFDLIDLDAFGCPNGLLQSVLSVLRFGGVLILASTDGRSPTGHDRLAAVRRFAAAARAHPSSWELALRLQLAALAREAWMLGRGLEPLACFSDGRTFRLAVRLHRRVASNEEGNLGLLARCEHCGDQTVQPVLKLSGLRACACLPDTGRWAVSGPLWLGPLQSPALLQELLTLSEAMPQTLTAPSRRLLERLQGDPGLPVCCWSTDELAHRLGLAGPPSLHRLVQSLQDVGYQAGVSGVMAGQLRTDAPWKVLLQRCADLA; encoded by the coding sequence GTGGCCGCATCGCCCCAGTCAGCACCGGTGGAGGCAGGCTGGAATGTGGATGCAGACACGCGACTGGACTTCCAGGATTCTCACTATCGCGAAGGCGCTGCCTGTTTGCAGACGGGATCAGGCTTCTTCCGGGCGGAGTCCCGTCCATCCAGGGACCTGTCTGTGCTGCTGGCCGCCTATCAGGCCTCCAGGGCCAAGGGCCCTCAGCACTGGCTGGACCTGATGGCTGGTTGCGGCATCCGTGGCCTGCGCTGGGGGCTGGAAAGCGCGCCCCAGACGCCGCACCCCCTCGAGCTCTGGCTGAATGATGCCGATCCCGAGCGGATGGACCACCTCCAGGCGAATCTCAAGCCTCTGTCTGGCCATGCCGGCGTTGACCTCATGCTCACCCAGCAGCCTGCAGAACGTTTGCTGCGGCAGGCTTATCTCGATCAGCGCCGCTTCGATCTGATCGATCTGGATGCTTTTGGTTGCCCGAACGGGCTTCTGCAGTCGGTGCTTTCGGTGCTGCGTTTCGGAGGGGTGTTGATCCTGGCCAGCACCGATGGTCGCTCGCCGACAGGCCATGACCGCTTGGCTGCGGTGCGGCGGTTTGCGGCGGCGGCACGCGCCCATCCATCCAGCTGGGAGTTGGCCTTGCGGCTGCAGCTCGCGGCTTTGGCGCGGGAGGCCTGGATGTTGGGGCGAGGGCTTGAACCGCTGGCTTGCTTCAGTGATGGCCGAACCTTCCGGCTGGCCGTTCGCCTGCATAGGCGTGTTGCCTCTAATGAAGAAGGCAACCTGGGCCTCCTTGCCCGTTGTGAACACTGTGGCGATCAAACCGTTCAGCCTGTGCTGAAGCTCAGCGGCTTACGCGCCTGTGCCTGCCTGCCTGACACTGGGCGATGGGCCGTGTCGGGGCCGCTCTGGCTGGGTCCATTGCAGTCCCCGGCGCTGTTGCAGGAGCTGCTCACCCTGAGCGAAGCCATGCCGCAGACTCTGACGGCCCCCAGCCGGCGGCTTCTCGAACGCTTGCAGGGGGATCCGGGGCTGCCGGTGTGTTGCTGGTCCACCGATGAACTGGCGCACCGTTTGGGGCTCGCCGGCCCCCCTTCTCTGCACAGGCTTGTGCAGTCATTGCAGGATGTCGGTTATCAGGCTGGTGTCAGTGGCGTGATGGCTGGGCAGCTGCGCACGGATGCGCCATGGAAGGTGTTGTTACAACGGTGTGCCGATCTGGCCTGA
- a CDS encoding alpha/beta fold hydrolase, producing the protein MSASTFQPASTGADWGDAATWTWKGFQCHWRVLGARSAPAVVLLHGFGASSSHWRHNAGPLADAGYRVYGLDLIGFGRSDQPGLQRRMALDNRLWGRQLTAFLEQVVQSPAVLVGNSLGGLTALTTAVLAPRLVAAVVAAPLPDPALLNPVAMRQKREARRLKRAIVTVLCRLLPLELLVPLISRTPLLKAGLQGAYHRPIGMDRELQRLIALPARRLTAPRALRAMSVGMALRPKGATAPALLQQLRQSPQPPPMLLLWGREDRFVPLPIGERVQNEHPWIELKVVENSGHCPHDETPELFHQELLHWLDRNLGYEHASGIEQQA; encoded by the coding sequence GTGTCTGCATCCACATTCCAGCCTGCCTCCACCGGTGCTGACTGGGGCGATGCGGCCACCTGGACATGGAAAGGATTCCAATGTCACTGGCGCGTCCTCGGCGCCAGAAGCGCCCCCGCCGTTGTCCTGCTGCATGGCTTTGGCGCTAGCAGCAGCCACTGGCGCCACAACGCCGGTCCACTCGCAGACGCTGGGTACCGCGTTTATGGCTTGGATCTGATCGGCTTCGGCCGCTCCGATCAGCCCGGCTTACAGCGCCGGATGGCCCTCGACAACCGCCTATGGGGACGGCAACTGACCGCCTTTCTCGAACAGGTGGTGCAGTCGCCAGCGGTGCTGGTGGGCAACTCTCTGGGCGGTCTAACCGCTCTCACCACCGCAGTGCTGGCCCCGCGACTGGTGGCTGCGGTGGTCGCCGCCCCACTGCCGGACCCAGCCCTGCTCAACCCGGTTGCCATGCGGCAGAAGCGAGAAGCGAGGCGACTCAAGCGCGCCATCGTGACGGTGCTGTGCAGGTTGCTGCCACTGGAGCTGTTGGTGCCACTGATCAGTCGCACGCCACTGCTCAAGGCAGGACTGCAGGGGGCGTATCACCGGCCGATCGGCATGGACAGGGAACTGCAGCGCCTGATCGCTTTGCCGGCGCGACGCCTCACGGCACCCAGAGCACTGCGGGCGATGAGCGTCGGCATGGCCCTTCGTCCGAAAGGTGCCACGGCACCGGCTCTGCTGCAGCAGCTGCGCCAGAGCCCGCAGCCCCCACCGATGCTGTTGCTCTGGGGGCGTGAAGACCGCTTTGTGCCATTGCCCATTGGTGAGCGTGTGCAGAACGAACACCCCTGGATCGAGCTCAAGGTGGTGGAGAACAGCGGCCACTGCCCCCATGACGAAACCCCCGAACTGTTTCATCAGGAGCTGCTGCACTGGCTGGACCGTAATTTGGGATACGAACACGCATCTGGGATCGAGCAACAGGCATGA
- the ilvN gene encoding acetolactate synthase small subunit — protein MKHTLSVLVEDESGALSRIAGLFARRGFNIDSLAVGPAEADGRSRLTMVVEGDQQTLQQMTKQLDKLVNVLQVLDLSQRPAVERELMLMKVTAPASQRSAILELVQVFRAKVVDVADDALTLEVVGDPGKLVALERLMGPYGIQEIARTGKVALERASGVNTELLKASISGGRVPA, from the coding sequence ATGAAGCACACCCTGTCGGTTCTGGTGGAAGACGAATCCGGTGCCCTCAGCCGCATTGCCGGTTTGTTCGCCCGCAGGGGCTTCAATATCGACAGCCTGGCCGTGGGACCCGCGGAAGCAGACGGACGTTCGCGGCTGACGATGGTGGTGGAGGGTGATCAGCAGACCCTCCAGCAGATGACCAAACAGCTGGACAAGCTGGTGAATGTTCTGCAAGTGCTTGATCTGTCCCAGCGACCAGCGGTGGAACGGGAGCTGATGCTGATGAAGGTGACAGCGCCGGCCAGCCAACGCAGTGCCATCCTTGAGCTGGTGCAGGTCTTCCGGGCCAAGGTGGTGGACGTGGCGGACGACGCGCTCACCCTGGAGGTTGTTGGCGATCCAGGGAAACTGGTTGCCCTGGAGCGATTGATGGGTCCCTACGGCATTCAGGAAATCGCTCGCACCGGCAAGGTCGCCTTGGAGCGAGCCTCGGGGGTGAACACTGAACTGCTGAAAGCGTCGATCTCAGGAGGGCGAGTTCCCGCCTGA
- a CDS encoding peptidylprolyl isomerase: MFHRSLRALITLALCVPLLVSCATTTASVPDGCVQASSPCLQGKASVAMETSRGTITFELDGDAAPVTAGNFADLVKRGIYNGTVFHRVVRDPVPFVVQGGDPASSNPQTPKAQYGTGSFIDPESGQARFIPLEVAFEGEDQPRYGRVVSNPSELLQLKLSHDRGALAMARSQSPDSASAQFYIALKPLPELDGRYAVFGRVTDGMEVVDAIRQDDTIIKATLLTPGL, translated from the coding sequence ATGTTCCACCGTTCATTGCGCGCTCTGATCACCCTGGCGCTCTGCGTTCCTCTATTGGTGAGTTGTGCCACCACCACCGCCTCCGTTCCAGATGGCTGTGTGCAGGCTTCAAGTCCCTGTCTTCAGGGCAAGGCCAGCGTTGCGATGGAGACCAGCCGCGGCACGATCACGTTTGAGCTGGATGGCGATGCGGCGCCAGTCACCGCCGGTAATTTCGCTGATCTTGTCAAACGCGGCATTTACAACGGCACCGTGTTCCATCGGGTCGTCAGGGATCCTGTTCCGTTCGTGGTTCAAGGCGGCGATCCTGCCTCGAGCAATCCCCAAACGCCAAAGGCTCAGTACGGCACCGGCAGCTTTATCGATCCTGAGAGCGGGCAGGCCCGATTCATTCCCCTGGAAGTGGCGTTTGAGGGGGAGGATCAACCTCGCTATGGGCGGGTGGTGAGCAACCCCAGTGAACTGCTGCAGCTGAAGCTCAGTCATGACCGCGGTGCCCTGGCCATGGCCCGATCCCAGTCTCCAGATTCGGCCAGTGCTCAGTTCTATATCGCCTTGAAACCCTTGCCTGAGCTGGATGGTCGTTACGCCGTCTTTGGCCGGGTCACCGATGGCATGGAGGTGGTGGATGCCATTCGTCAAGATGACACGATCATCAAAGCCACCCTGCTAACACCTGGTCTTTGA
- a CDS encoding photosystem I assembly protein Ycf4, with protein sequence MAAELLEQPVLGSRRLSNVLVAVMVTIGGVGFLFASLSSYLGRDLLPLGHPAGLVFVPQGLVMGLYSIAAALLATYLWAVIAIDVGSGSNRFDKQAGVITISRRGFRKPISVEIPLKDVQAVKVEVRDGFNTRRRVSLRVQGRRDMPLTRVGEPLPLAQLEQDGAELARFLGVNLEGL encoded by the coding sequence ATGGCCGCTGAACTGCTCGAACAGCCGGTGCTGGGCTCGCGCCGTCTGTCCAACGTTTTGGTCGCCGTGATGGTCACCATCGGCGGCGTTGGCTTTCTGTTCGCTTCCCTGTCCAGCTATCTCGGCAGGGACCTGCTGCCCCTTGGGCATCCGGCTGGATTGGTGTTCGTCCCTCAGGGATTGGTGATGGGGCTTTACAGCATTGCTGCTGCTCTTCTAGCGACCTATCTGTGGGCCGTGATTGCCATTGATGTGGGCTCAGGTTCCAATCGCTTCGATAAGCAGGCCGGAGTGATCACCATCTCCCGTCGCGGGTTTCGCAAGCCGATCAGTGTGGAAATTCCGCTGAAGGATGTTCAGGCTGTGAAGGTGGAAGTGCGCGATGGTTTCAACACGCGCAGGCGCGTTTCATTACGCGTTCAGGGCCGGCGTGACATGCCCCTCACCCGCGTGGGTGAACCCCTTCCCCTCGCCCAGTTGGAGCAGGATGGAGCCGAACTCGCCCGGTTTCTGGGCGTGAATCTCGAGGGACTCTGA
- the psbD gene encoding photosystem II D2 protein (photosystem q(a) protein), whose translation MTIAVGRAPQRGWFDVLDDWLKRDRFVFVGWSGILLFPTAYLAIGGWLTGTTFVTSWYTHGIASSYLEGCNFLTAAVSTPADAMGHSLLLLWGPEAQGDFVRWCQLGGLWAFVALHGAFALIGFMLRQFEIARLVGIRPYNAIAFSGPIAVFVSVFLMYPLGQSSWFFAPSFGVAAIFRFLLFLQGFHNWTLNPFHMMGVAGILGGALLCAIHGATVENTLFEDGEQANTFKAFEPTQEEETYSMVTANRFWSQIFGIAFSNKRWLHFFMLFVPVMGLWTSSIGIIGLALNLRAYDFVSQEIRAAEDPEFETFYTKNILLNEGLRAWMAPADQPHENFVFPEEVLPRGNAL comes from the coding sequence ATGACGATCGCTGTAGGACGCGCGCCTCAGCGGGGATGGTTCGACGTCCTCGATGACTGGCTCAAGCGCGACCGCTTCGTTTTTGTCGGCTGGTCCGGCATTCTTCTCTTTCCCACGGCCTACCTGGCCATCGGTGGCTGGCTCACAGGCACCACTTTTGTTACCTCCTGGTACACCCACGGCATTGCCTCCTCGTACCTGGAAGGTTGCAACTTCCTGACCGCTGCTGTCTCCACCCCCGCTGATGCGATGGGACACAGCCTGCTGCTGCTCTGGGGCCCTGAAGCCCAAGGCGACTTCGTTCGCTGGTGTCAGCTCGGCGGTCTCTGGGCCTTCGTGGCTCTGCACGGTGCCTTCGCTCTGATCGGCTTCATGCTGCGTCAGTTCGAGATTGCTCGTCTCGTCGGCATCCGTCCTTACAACGCCATCGCCTTCTCCGGCCCGATTGCGGTGTTCGTCAGTGTTTTCCTGATGTACCCCCTCGGTCAGAGCAGCTGGTTCTTTGCGCCCTCCTTCGGTGTGGCCGCAATCTTCCGCTTCCTCCTCTTCCTCCAGGGCTTCCACAACTGGACCCTGAATCCCTTCCACATGATGGGCGTAGCCGGCATCCTCGGCGGCGCACTGCTTTGCGCCATTCACGGCGCCACCGTGGAAAACACCCTGTTTGAGGACGGTGAGCAGGCCAACACCTTCAAGGCGTTCGAGCCCACCCAGGAAGAAGAGACCTATTCGATGGTCACCGCCAACCGCTTCTGGAGCCAGATCTTCGGAATCGCTTTCTCCAACAAGCGCTGGCTGCACTTCTTCATGCTGTTTGTGCCTGTGATGGGCCTGTGGACCAGCTCCATCGGCATCATCGGCCTAGCCCTCAACCTGCGTGCCTACGACTTCGTGTCGCAGGAGATCCGCGCTGCAGAAGATCCCGAATTCGAGACCTTCTACACCAAGAACATCCTTCTCAATGAAGGTCTGCGTGCCTGGATGGCACCGGCTGACCAGCCGCACGAAAACTTCGTCTTCCCTGAAGAGGTTCTGCCCCGTGGAAACGCCCTTTAA
- the psbC gene encoding photosystem II reaction center protein CP43, whose protein sequence is METPFNSGLIATGGKDLDSTGYAWWSGNARLINLSGRLLGAHVAHAGLMVFWAGAMMLFEVSHFTFDKPMYEQGLILFPHVATLGYGVGPGGEVTDLYPFFVVGVLHLISSAVLGLGGLYHALRGPEILENYSSFFSQDWRDKNQMTNIIGYHLILLGVGCLLLVFKAMFFGGVYDTWAPGGGDVRLITNPTLDPGVIFGYLFRAPFGGEGWIIGVNSMEDIIGGHIWLGLTLIFGGIWHVITKPFGWVRRAFIWNGEAYLSYSLGALSFMSFIASAYIWFNNTAYPSEFYGPTNAESSQAQSFTFLVRDQRLGANIGSAMGPTGLGKYLMRSPTGEIIFGGETMRFWDFRGPWLEPLRGPNGLSLDKLQNDIQPWQVRRAAEYMTHAPNASLNSVGGIITEPNSVNFVNIRQWLAATQFILAFFFLIGHLWHAGRARAAAAGFEKGIDRQAEPTLAMPDLD, encoded by the coding sequence GTGGAAACGCCCTTTAATTCCGGTCTTATCGCCACTGGCGGTAAAGACCTCGACTCCACCGGCTACGCCTGGTGGTCTGGAAACGCCCGTCTCATCAACCTGTCCGGCCGTCTGCTGGGTGCCCACGTGGCCCACGCTGGTCTGATGGTGTTCTGGGCCGGCGCCATGATGCTGTTCGAGGTGAGCCACTTCACCTTTGATAAGCCCATGTATGAACAGGGTCTGATCCTGTTCCCCCACGTCGCAACCCTTGGTTACGGCGTTGGTCCTGGTGGTGAGGTCACCGATCTCTACCCCTTCTTCGTGGTGGGTGTGCTGCACCTGATCAGCTCCGCCGTGCTCGGCCTCGGCGGTCTTTATCACGCCCTGCGTGGCCCCGAGATCCTCGAGAACTACTCCTCGTTCTTCTCACAGGACTGGCGTGACAAGAACCAGATGACCAACATCATTGGTTATCACTTGATCCTTCTGGGTGTCGGTTGCCTGCTGCTGGTCTTCAAGGCCATGTTCTTCGGCGGCGTTTACGACACCTGGGCTCCGGGCGGTGGTGATGTACGTCTGATCACCAACCCAACGCTTGATCCCGGTGTGATCTTCGGTTATCTGTTCCGCGCCCCCTTCGGTGGCGAGGGCTGGATCATCGGTGTGAACTCCATGGAGGACATCATCGGTGGCCACATCTGGTTGGGTCTGACCCTGATCTTCGGTGGCATCTGGCACGTGATCACCAAGCCTTTCGGCTGGGTGCGTCGCGCCTTCATCTGGAACGGTGAGGCCTACCTGAGCTACAGCCTTGGAGCTCTGAGCTTCATGAGCTTCATTGCCTCGGCTTACATCTGGTTCAACAACACCGCTTACCCCTCCGAGTTCTACGGCCCCACCAACGCTGAGTCCTCCCAGGCCCAGAGCTTCACCTTCCTCGTGCGTGACCAACGCCTGGGCGCCAATATCGGTTCGGCCATGGGCCCCACCGGTCTTGGTAAGTACCTGATGCGCTCCCCAACCGGTGAGATCATCTTCGGTGGTGAAACCATGCGTTTCTGGGACTTCCGTGGTCCTTGGCTGGAGCCCCTGCGTGGCCCCAATGGCCTGAGCCTCGACAAGCTGCAGAACGACATCCAGCCTTGGCAGGTGCGTCGTGCCGCTGAGTACATGACTCACGCTCCCAATGCTTCCCTCAACTCTGTGGGTGGCATCATCACCGAGCCCAACTCGGTGAACTTCGTGAACATCCGCCAATGGCTGGCTGCCACGCAGTTCATCCTCGCCTTCTTCTTCTTGATCGGTCACCTCTGGCATGCGGGCCGCGCCCGCGCTGCCGCTGCTGGCTTCGAAAAAGGTATTGACCGTCAGGCCGAGCCCACACTGGCTATGCCCGACCTCGACTGA
- a CDS encoding nucleoside triphosphate pyrophosphatase: MLLLASASPARRRLLEQACIPHRVQVSGVDEDGIQHPQPAHLVCLLAEAKAAAVHAQLTDPTIHAVLGCDSVLAFEGEVFGKPADAEEAKARWQRMRGHWGDLHTGHCLIAMSQASEISSQCQCVTTRVLFADLSDAEIDAYVGSGEPLQCAGGFALEGRGGCVIERLDGCYSNVIGLSLPLLRCWLPQGS; the protein is encoded by the coding sequence ATGCTTCTGCTGGCTTCCGCGTCCCCGGCCCGCCGTCGTCTGCTGGAGCAGGCTTGCATCCCCCATCGTGTGCAGGTGAGTGGGGTGGATGAAGACGGCATCCAGCATCCCCAGCCAGCTCACCTCGTGTGCCTGTTGGCTGAGGCCAAGGCCGCAGCGGTGCATGCCCAGCTGACGGATCCAACGATCCATGCCGTGTTGGGGTGTGATTCCGTGCTGGCCTTTGAAGGCGAGGTGTTCGGCAAACCCGCCGATGCCGAGGAAGCCAAAGCTCGGTGGCAAAGGATGCGGGGCCATTGGGGCGACTTGCACACCGGGCACTGTTTGATCGCGATGTCGCAAGCGAGCGAGATTTCCAGCCAATGCCAATGCGTGACCACGCGGGTGTTGTTTGCTGATCTGAGTGATGCGGAGATCGACGCCTACGTGGGCAGTGGTGAACCGTTGCAATGCGCCGGAGGATTTGCGTTGGAAGGGCGGGGTGGCTGCGTGATTGAGCGCCTCGACGGCTGTTACTCCAACGTGATCGGCCTCAGTTTGCCGCTGTTGCGTTGTTGGTTACCGCAGGGATCTTGA
- a CDS encoding Npun_F0494 family protein, with product MRVIAQDPSELTQHALRRARQAVRCLPFRRSFYRLLEESAQSSKELANRPDWRVNTSQRLGAGETETLLIWLIQLGVLRREVDGQGLTERVRITPLGRDVLADWPEVIPAADPLSRVMHWCRRRRPRW from the coding sequence ATGCGCGTGATCGCCCAGGACCCCAGCGAACTCACCCAGCACGCCCTGCGGCGAGCCCGGCAGGCCGTGCGCTGCCTGCCATTTCGGCGCAGCTTCTACCGGCTCCTGGAAGAGAGCGCCCAAAGCAGCAAGGAGCTGGCCAATCGCCCCGACTGGCGTGTGAACACCTCGCAGCGGCTGGGAGCAGGAGAAACCGAAACGTTGCTCATCTGGCTGATCCAGCTGGGCGTGCTGCGGCGTGAAGTGGATGGTCAGGGGCTCACCGAGCGGGTGAGAATCACGCCGCTGGGCAGGGATGTTCTGGCTGACTGGCCTGAGGTGATTCCTGCTGCCGACCCGCTGAGTCGGGTGATGCACTGGTGCCGGCGTCGCCGCCCGCGCTGGTGA
- a CDS encoding cobyric acid synthase has product MVLGTSSGAGKSLMTAALCRVLKRRGETPLPFKGQNMSNNAWVDPGGGEMAYSQALQAWAAGREPECAMNPVLLKPQGDSTSEVIHLGRSVGTCRAEHYYRDWFRPGWAAIRQGLHTLQDQRPEGRLVLEGAGSPVEVNLQARDLTNLRLAQYLRARCLLVADIERGGVFAQIVGTLALLRPVERPLIGGLLINRFRGRRELFDEGRRWLEQHSGIPVLGVMPWLDELFPPEDSLDLLERRGRKRGAELEIAVLKLPSLSNFSDLDPLEAEPTVQLRWVEPGEPLGTPDAVVIPGSKQTLRDLDRLHSSGLGSAVQRFARSGGAVFGVCGGMQMLGRELEDPDGLEGQGPASSSAVAGLGLLPLRTRFGGEKALRHRQSNVHWPVHQPNLSVEGFELHRGHTQALEPCSPLCEDPALGWVADCGDQGGIAAGTYLHGIFDNGPWRRRWLNQLRIRRGLELLSEQQPHHSRQRDALLDRLADAFETHVNLEPLL; this is encoded by the coding sequence ATGGTGCTCGGCACCAGCAGTGGAGCAGGGAAATCGCTGATGACTGCAGCCCTATGCCGGGTGCTGAAACGGCGCGGAGAAACCCCACTTCCCTTCAAAGGGCAGAACATGAGCAACAACGCCTGGGTGGACCCAGGTGGCGGAGAAATGGCCTACTCCCAGGCACTGCAGGCCTGGGCCGCAGGAAGAGAACCCGAATGCGCCATGAATCCGGTGTTGCTCAAACCCCAGGGCGACAGCACAAGCGAGGTGATCCACCTGGGCCGTTCGGTGGGCACCTGCCGCGCCGAGCACTACTACCGCGACTGGTTCCGTCCGGGCTGGGCTGCCATCCGACAGGGATTACACACCCTGCAAGACCAGCGCCCCGAGGGGCGGCTGGTGCTCGAGGGAGCCGGCAGTCCCGTGGAAGTGAACCTTCAGGCGCGCGACCTCACGAACCTGCGCCTGGCTCAATACCTGCGGGCCCGTTGCCTCCTGGTGGCCGACATCGAACGCGGCGGGGTGTTCGCCCAGATCGTGGGGACCCTGGCTTTGCTCAGGCCCGTGGAGCGTCCCCTGATTGGCGGCTTACTGATCAACCGCTTCCGCGGTCGCCGTGAACTGTTCGATGAAGGTCGGCGCTGGCTCGAGCAACACTCCGGCATCCCCGTGCTGGGGGTGATGCCTTGGCTGGATGAACTGTTTCCACCGGAAGATTCCCTCGACCTGCTCGAGCGCCGCGGCCGTAAACGCGGTGCCGAGCTGGAGATCGCTGTGCTGAAGCTGCCATCGCTCAGCAATTTCTCCGACCTCGATCCCCTGGAAGCAGAGCCAACGGTGCAGCTGCGCTGGGTGGAACCTGGCGAGCCCCTGGGAACACCCGATGCGGTGGTGATTCCCGGCAGCAAGCAGACCCTTCGTGATCTGGATCGCCTACACAGCAGCGGACTGGGCAGCGCCGTGCAGCGCTTTGCCCGTTCAGGCGGTGCCGTCTTCGGAGTCTGCGGCGGCATGCAGATGCTCGGCAGGGAACTGGAGGATCCCGATGGACTGGAAGGCCAGGGTCCGGCCAGCAGCAGCGCTGTGGCTGGCCTCGGACTCCTGCCCTTGCGAACACGCTTCGGTGGCGAGAAAGCCCTACGCCATCGGCAGAGCAACGTGCACTGGCCCGTTCACCAACCCAATCTCAGCGTGGAGGGATTCGAGCTCCATCGCGGCCACACGCAAGCACTCGAACCCTGCAGCCCCCTTTGCGAGGACCCAGCACTCGGTTGGGTGGCCGACTGCGGAGACCAGGGAGGCATCGCCGCTGGCACCTATCTCCATGGCATTTTCGACAACGGCCCCTGGCGGCGCCGCTGGCTGAATCAGCTGCGCATCCGACGGGGCCTCGAGCTGCTCAGTGAACAGCAGCCGCACCACAGCCGCCAACGGGATGCCCTTCTCGATCGCCTCGCCGATGCCTTTGAAACCCATGTGAACCTGGAGCCGCTGCTGTGA
- a CDS encoding 2Fe-2S iron-sulfur cluster-binding protein — MPSESLMVSIQWPDGRRSHCPKGEDWLAAARSAGVHIPTGCLGGSCGACEIEVNGTVVRACISTVPAPATGQLTVELATDPHW; from the coding sequence ATGCCCTCGGAATCGTTGATGGTGTCCATTCAGTGGCCGGACGGACGGCGTAGCCATTGCCCAAAGGGCGAGGACTGGCTTGCCGCCGCCAGGAGCGCAGGCGTTCACATCCCCACCGGCTGCCTTGGCGGAAGTTGCGGCGCCTGCGAAATCGAAGTGAACGGCACCGTGGTGAGGGCCTGCATCAGCACCGTGCCGGCCCCGGCCACTGGTCAACTCACGGTGGAACTGGCCACTGACCCCCACTGGTGA
- a CDS encoding chloride channel protein, with protein sequence MTDPPHSPRHTLLRGSLRAMLAGAAGGALAAVVVKVVLSLQEWVWGSAVLEGLPSERSLCWCLLWCSRIGLAISLLQRHRPSSALPELAQTLTELRRPDGLQTSEGSRQLLGGGLALIGGGTLGPEALMTRLIAVASHRVWRGTDRDLVAAAMAGTLGLFHSPLVGGAALAGKRWQLLWRWLPGTLGGVAGFVVFRGLSDLGGGLRGVPYDWPVDQEQWFGALVAAVLAGLVGCCIGVLLGHWRHWLRSLSLQERFWFTPVLTGLILGFSLWALPLSVFSGENQLKPLVLGAWSLSTGVLLLSALFKLLLVGLCLETGWKGGQFFPVILASSALGMGLHECLPCLGGLQSWSSGVVGGSLSVLLNSPVLGLMLGLTLLQGHGAGALVIGLLVGQLIQRKR encoded by the coding sequence GTGACAGACCCTCCACACTCACCCCGCCACACCCTTCTGCGGGGCAGCTTGAGGGCCATGCTGGCAGGAGCGGCCGGCGGAGCCCTGGCGGCTGTTGTGGTGAAAGTTGTCCTGTCCCTACAGGAATGGGTCTGGGGTTCAGCAGTGCTTGAGGGTCTGCCCTCGGAGCGTTCCCTGTGCTGGTGCCTGCTCTGGTGCAGTAGAATCGGCCTGGCCATCAGCCTGCTGCAACGGCACCGGCCCTCCAGCGCCCTGCCTGAACTGGCGCAGACCCTGACGGAGCTGCGCCGGCCCGATGGCCTTCAGACCAGCGAGGGGTCACGCCAGCTGCTCGGAGGAGGTCTGGCGTTAATCGGCGGCGGCACCCTCGGTCCGGAAGCGCTGATGACCCGCTTGATTGCTGTGGCCAGCCATCGCGTCTGGAGGGGCACCGACCGTGACCTGGTGGCTGCGGCGATGGCAGGAACGTTGGGCTTGTTCCACTCCCCCCTCGTGGGAGGGGCAGCGCTGGCTGGCAAGCGCTGGCAGCTGCTCTGGCGCTGGTTGCCAGGCACCCTCGGCGGAGTGGCTGGCTTCGTGGTGTTCAGAGGATTGAGCGACCTGGGCGGCGGCCTGCGCGGCGTGCCCTACGACTGGCCAGTGGATCAAGAGCAGTGGTTCGGGGCACTGGTCGCTGCAGTTCTGGCAGGTCTCGTGGGCTGCTGCATCGGTGTGCTGCTGGGCCATTGGCGCCATTGGCTGCGGTCGCTGTCCCTGCAGGAACGCTTCTGGTTCACCCCGGTGCTAACCGGTCTGATCCTTGGCTTCAGCCTCTGGGCCCTGCCGCTGTCTGTGTTCTCTGGAGAGAACCAGCTCAAGCCCCTGGTGCTCGGCGCCTGGTCGCTGAGCACTGGCGTGCTGCTGCTGTCAGCGCTCTTCAAGCTGCTGTTGGTGGGCCTCTGCCTGGAAACTGGCTGGAAAGGGGGGCAATTCTTCCCTGTGATCCTGGCCAGCAGTGCCCTGGGCATGGGGCTGCATGAATGCCTGCCTTGTCTCGGAGGCCTGCAGAGCTGGAGTTCCGGCGTTGTGGGCGGCAGCTTGTCCGTTCTGCTCAACTCACCAGTCCTGGGATTGATGCTTGGCCTCACACTCCTTCAAGGCCATGGAGCCGGAGCACTTGTGATCGGCCTTCTCGTAGGCCAGCTGATCCAACGCAAACGCTGA